A portion of the Fusobacterium nucleatum genome contains these proteins:
- a CDS encoding calcium-translocating P-type ATPase, PMCA-type, producing MKHFTKSKKQLFEEFETVSTGLTDEEVEKRRKKYGENKFIEKEKDGLIKIFFYQFKDSLVIILLVAAIISFFSGNEESSFVIVLVLILNSILGAYQTIKAQKSLDSLKKMSSPKCKVIREHEQLEVDSSELVPGDIVIIEAGDIVPADGRIIENFSLLVNENSLTGESNSIEKTDEILQYEDLALGDQVNMVFSGSLVNYGRAKILITETGMSTELGKIATLLDQTEENVTPLQKSLDIFGKRLTLAIVILCIFIFGIYVYHGNTVLDSLLLAVALAVAAIPESLNPIITIVLSLETEKLAKENAIVKELKSIEALGSISVICSDKTGTLTQNKMTVKKIFINGKLDDEYSLNINKKIDKLLLDSFILCTDATDTIGDPTETALIHLTQKYDMSFRDERKDSKRISEIPFDSVRKLMTVLYEDKKGKYIIFTKGAFDSLITKFKYFIDENGDIQNINEEFIKKIEKVNNDLAEEGLRVLTFAYKYMDEPKDLTTQDEDSYIFHALVGMIDPPREESKVAVQECIRGGIKPVMITGDHKITARTIAKNIGIFKDGDMAIEGVELEKMSDEELENSVEKISVYARVSPEHKIRIVNAWQKLGKICAMTGDGVNDAPALKKANIGIAMGITGTEVSKNAASMILADDNFSTIVKAIITGRNVYRNIKNAIGFLLSGNTAAILAVLYSSLANLPVIFSPVQLLFINLLTDSLPSIAVGVEPKNEDILDEKPRDPNEAILTKRFSSKLLIEGVLIAIFIIIAFYIGLKDSALKGSTMAFATLCLARLFHGIDYRGQRNIFAIGFFKNKFSLIAFGVGFALLNLVLLIPSLYKIFGITRIEAVNFLQIYILSLIPTILIQIYKAIKYR from the coding sequence ATGAAACACTTTACAAAATCTAAGAAACAGTTATTTGAAGAATTTGAAACAGTTTCTACTGGTTTAACTGATGAAGAAGTAGAAAAAAGAAGGAAAAAATATGGAGAAAATAAATTTATTGAAAAAGAAAAAGATGGACTTATAAAAATCTTTTTTTACCAATTTAAAGATTCTCTTGTTATTATTTTATTAGTTGCTGCAATTATTTCATTTTTTTCTGGAAATGAAGAAAGTAGCTTTGTTATAGTTTTAGTTCTTATTTTAAACTCAATTCTTGGTGCTTATCAAACTATTAAAGCTCAAAAATCATTAGATAGCTTAAAGAAAATGTCATCACCAAAATGTAAAGTTATTAGAGAACATGAACAATTAGAAGTTGATTCATCAGAGTTAGTTCCTGGAGATATTGTTATTATAGAAGCTGGAGATATTGTTCCAGCAGATGGAAGAATAATTGAAAACTTTTCATTACTTGTAAATGAAAATTCACTTACTGGTGAATCAAATTCAATAGAAAAAACTGATGAAATATTACAATATGAAGATTTAGCTCTAGGTGACCAAGTTAATATGGTTTTCTCAGGAAGTCTTGTAAACTATGGTAGAGCTAAAATTTTAATTACAGAAACTGGAATGAGTACAGAGCTAGGTAAAATTGCTACTCTTTTAGACCAAACAGAAGAAAATGTAACTCCATTACAAAAATCTTTAGATATATTTGGAAAAAGATTAACTCTTGCTATAGTAATTCTTTGTATATTTATCTTTGGAATCTATGTATATCATGGAAATACAGTTCTTGATTCACTATTACTTGCAGTAGCTTTAGCTGTTGCAGCAATTCCAGAATCATTAAACCCTATCATCACAATAGTATTATCATTAGAAACTGAAAAACTTGCTAAAGAAAATGCAATAGTAAAAGAATTAAAATCTATTGAAGCTCTTGGTTCAATTTCAGTTATATGTTCTGATAAAACTGGTACTCTTACTCAAAATAAGATGACAGTTAAAAAGATTTTTATAAATGGAAAATTAGATGATGAATATTCTTTAAATATAAATAAAAAAATTGATAAATTATTATTAGATAGTTTTATACTTTGTACTGATGCAACAGATACCATAGGAGATCCAACAGAAACAGCTCTTATCCATCTTACACAAAAATATGATATGTCTTTTAGAGATGAAAGAAAAGATAGTAAAAGAATTTCTGAAATCCCCTTTGATTCTGTTAGAAAATTAATGACTGTTCTTTATGAAGATAAAAAAGGTAAATATATTATTTTTACAAAGGGAGCTTTTGATTCTCTTATAACTAAATTTAAATACTTCATTGATGAAAATGGAGACATTCAAAATATAAATGAAGAATTTATTAAAAAAATTGAAAAAGTAAATAATGATTTAGCTGAAGAAGGATTAAGAGTTTTAACATTTGCATATAAATATATGGATGAGCCTAAAGACCTAACTACTCAAGATGAAGATTCTTATATTTTCCATGCTCTTGTAGGTATGATAGATCCTCCAAGAGAAGAATCAAAAGTTGCAGTTCAAGAATGTATAAGAGGTGGAATTAAACCAGTTATGATAACTGGTGACCATAAAATTACAGCTAGAACAATAGCAAAAAATATTGGAATATTCAAAGATGGAGATATGGCTATTGAAGGTGTTGAACTTGAAAAAATGTCTGATGAGGAATTAGAAAATTCTGTTGAAAAAATTTCAGTTTATGCAAGAGTCTCTCCCGAACACAAAATAAGAATTGTCAATGCTTGGCAAAAACTTGGAAAAATTTGTGCTATGACTGGTGATGGTGTAAATGATGCTCCTGCACTAAAGAAAGCTAATATAGGTATTGCAATGGGAATAACTGGTACAGAAGTTTCTAAAAATGCTGCTTCTATGATACTTGCTGATGATAACTTTTCTACAATAGTTAAAGCTATAATAACAGGAAGAAATGTTTATAGAAATATCAAAAATGCAATAGGTTTCTTACTTTCAGGAAATACTGCTGCTATACTTGCCGTTCTATATTCATCACTGGCTAATTTACCAGTGATATTCTCTCCTGTACAATTACTATTTATAAACCTATTAACAGATAGCTTACCATCAATTGCAGTTGGAGTTGAGCCTAAAAATGAAGATATCTTAGATGAAAAACCAAGAGACCCTAATGAAGCTATACTTACAAAAAGATTTTCTTCTAAACTTTTAATTGAAGGAGTTTTAATTGCTATATTTATTATAATTGCTTTCTATATAGGTTTAAAAGATTCAGCATTAAAAGGTTCTACAATGGCATTTGCTACATTATGTTTAGCAAGACTATTTCATGGAATTGATTACAGAGGACAAAGAAATATATTTGCTATTGGATTCTTTAAAAATAAATTTTCTTTGATAGCTTTTGGAGTAGGTTTTGCTCTATTAAATTTAGTCTTATTAATACCTTCTTTATATAAAATCTTCGGAATAACTAGAATAGAAGCTGTTAATTTTTTACAAATTTATATACTTTCATTGATACCTACTATATTAATTCAAATTTATAAAGCTATAAAATATAGATAA